The DNA region GCCAAACAGGAACGGCCTATCCTGATCAAAGAAGGGCTGCAGGTAATCGATCTGCCGGCACAGGAAAAACAGAAATTCCTGAAGATGGGCTATGATGAGGGTTGGAACGACATTATCCAGAAGAACCCCAAAACCGGCCCGGAATTGAAGAATCTGTTGATCAGGAGGAAGTAGTTATGGCTTATTTTCTTAACAGTTCGGCTGGAAAAGCCTTCTTCTCGCTTCCCGAAGGATGGAAGCCCCTGGTTGAGGAGGACAAGGCGCTGGTTCCCGGGGTTTCCGATCCGATTAATGAGATCAGAAGGGCCTTGGATCAACCCATCGGCTCTCTGCCCATTGAAGAACTGGCCAGACCGGGGATGGAAGTGGTTCTCCTGTTTGATGACCTGCAACGTCCTACCCCGGCTCACCTGGCCTTGCCGGAAATAATGGACCGGCTCAACCGGGCCGGCGTACCCGATGGACGTATCAAAGGGGTCTGCGCCCTGGCCACCCATCCTATTCTCAACTTGGATCAGTTGAAAACCAAGGTCGGGGAGCAGGCCTTTGACCGTTTATCGGGCCGCCTGTTTTCCCATGATCCCCATTCCAAGGATAATGTCATTATCGGCAAGACCCACCGGGGGACCCTGGTGGAAGTCAATCCACTGGTGGCCTTTGCCGATCTGATTCTGGGGGTTGGAGAATGCATGCCTCACCCTGTAGCCGGTTATGGGGGGGGATGTAAGATTGTCATGCCCGGGGTGTCTTCCTACCGGTCGGTGGCGGATCATCATTTTACCTGGATGCGGCATCGGAACAGCCGGGTTAATCTTCTGGGTGGCAATCCTTTTTATGAAGAAATCATCGATGCCGGGCAAATCTCCCGACTGACCTTCAAACTGGACCTGGTCATGAATGAAAAGAAGGAAATTATCCGGGCCTTTGCCGGGAATCCTCTTGAAGAACACCGGGCCGCATCTGAATTTGCCCATTCCCTTTACCGGGTGGCCCTGTCCAGGATGGCCGATGTAACCATTACTTCGGCCTTTCC from Deltaproteobacteria bacterium includes:
- a CDS encoding DUF2088 domain-containing protein translates to MAYFLNSSAGKAFFSLPEGWKPLVEEDKALVPGVSDPINEIRRALDQPIGSLPIEELARPGMEVVLLFDDLQRPTPAHLALPEIMDRLNRAGVPDGRIKGVCALATHPILNLDQLKTKVGEQAFDRLSGRLFSHDPHSKDNVIIGKTHRGTLVEVNPLVAFADLILGVGECMPHPVAGYGGGCKIVMPGVSSYRSVADHHFTWMRHRNSRVNLLGGNPFYEEIIDAGQISRLTFKLDLVMNEKKEIIRAFAGNPLEEHRAASEFAHSLYRVALSRMADVTITSAFPLEYGVQATKSLCMAGFCTRAGGTIIWAAPQNEAGPILPLIREMGSEETASAFHRRLIAGDIPEHLRSFGISYIMQVVYFKELAEKFRVYHVTRGLSPEQVAMMKFHYASSLQEAIRDAAPKTPEAAVAIFPSGGTIIPEIV